A stretch of DNA from Candidatus Bathyarchaeota archaeon:
TCAAAAGATTATGAAATCTTGTGGGCAAACAAGTTTCTCACTGACTTATGTGGTGATGTAATCGGCAAAACGTGTCACTCTGTATACAATGACCTTGGTAATATTTGCCCAAACTGTGGAGTTAAGGAAATTTTTGAAACTGGAAAAAACCATGTAGTGTGTGAACAATTTATCCCTGCTCCTAACGGACAACGTTGTTGGATAGAACTTACTGCTAATCCAATTAGAGACGATGAAGGCAATATAATTGCGGTTTCTGAACTTTCTATCAACATAGATGACCGAAAAAAGATGGAAAACAGGCTCCGTGAGGCCGAAAAAAAGTATCGTTTTCTTTTTGATAAAGCTCCTGTAGCTATTTCTATAGCTGATTTAAATGGTTGTTTAGTTGAATTCAATGATGTCGCTCATAAGCAATTAGGTTATTCGCGAGAAGAGTTTAAAAAATTGTGTATTGCTGATTTTGAACTTTTGGAAACAACAGGCGCTATAAATGCTCGAATAAAGCAAATCCAGGATACTGGAATAGATGAGTTTGAAACTAAATATCGTGCAAAAAACGGTGACATCAGAGATATAATAAATATGTTCCAGTTGGTTGAGTTTGATGGAAAGCAGTTTTTGTATATTATTGCCCGTGATATCACTGAACGCAAGAAAGCAGAAGACTCAATGGCCAGAATTATGAATGAACTTTTGGTAATTAATGAAAAGTTGAGCGTTGTTGGCAAGTTAACTCGGCATGATGTTCGAAACAAGTTGTCAGTTATTTCAAACAATATTTATCTTGCAAGGCAACAACTTGCTCATAACAAAGATATTTCTAAATATTTTAATTCTATAGATTCAGCAGTTGAGCAAGTGATCCGAATTTTTTCCTTTGCCCAAACTTATGAGCAGTTGGGTGTTGAAGAGTTATCGTATATTGATGCCAAAAAAAGTGTTGATGAAGCAGTTTCCCTATTTTCGTGCACAGACGGAATCAAATTTGTTAATGGCTGTTCCGGATTGTCTGTACTGGCTGACTCTTTGTTAAGGCAAATTTTCTACAATTTTATTGACGACTCTTTGAAACATGGCGAAAAAGTAAGTGAAATCAAAGTTTACTACAAGGAAGAAGTGGACCACATAAGCCTAATTTATGAAGATAACGGAATCGGAATACCTGAAACTGAAAAAGAAATTTCTTTCAAAGAAGGTTACGGGAAAGGCAGTGGCTACGGACTTTACTTAATACGAAAAATTTGTGAAGTTTACGGTTGGACAGTAAACGAGCTTGGAAAATTTGGTGAAGGCGTACAATTTGTGATTTATGTCCCGAAAATTAACAAGAATAATAAACCCAATTACAAAATTGAATTGGATTAAGGCAGTTGTTTGCAATTATTGTTATTTGTACCTTTGATTTGTATTTTTTGAAAGAGTAACTCTGAAAAGGGAGAAATGCTGAGTCTTACCAATATACTGGTGAACGTTATAATGAGTGAAACGAATTTAGTGTCAATACAACTAAATGGAATAAAGCAAGATTTCATTTTGAACAAAAAAGATTTTAAAACTGGGAGCCGCGGATACCATGCACAAGGAAAAATGCAAATTGGTGACAAACGCTACCAATGTAACATCTTGTGTGTAGAAATCGGTTCAAAACCAAAAGACAAGTAAGA
This window harbors:
- a CDS encoding PAS domain S-box protein → MRKDGSTGWGEFKPKLLRDSKGNIVAIQGTLRDVTERKKAEDALRQEQEKFEMVTGTLNVGLSIISKDYEILWANKFLTDLCGDVIGKTCHSVYNDLGNICPNCGVKEIFETGKNHVVCEQFIPAPNGQRCWIELTANPIRDDEGNIIAVSELSINIDDRKKMENRLREAEKKYRFLFDKAPVAISIADLNGCLVEFNDVAHKQLGYSREEFKKLCIADFELLETTGAINARIKQIQDTGIDEFETKYRAKNGDIRDIINMFQLVEFDGKQFLYIIARDITERKKAEDSMARIMNELLVINEKLSVVGKLTRHDVRNKLSVISNNIYLARQQLAHNKDISKYFNSIDSAVEQVIRIFSFAQTYEQLGVEELSYIDAKKSVDEAVSLFSCTDGIKFVNGCSGLSVLADSLLRQIFYNFIDDSLKHGEKVSEIKVYYKEEVDHISLIYEDNGIGIPETEKEISFKEGYGKGSGYGLYLIRKICEVYGWTVNELGKFGEGVQFVIYVPKINKNNKPNYKIELD